The following proteins are co-located in the Spinactinospora alkalitolerans genome:
- a CDS encoding cell division protein FtsK, whose protein sequence is MFRPNREQPDIEEALILAERGREAEVIAFPTGARPTQVPPAGPEAPATQVTEVPADADAETALGEIVDDGEVLKGEVVRVDRDVDAFVAQRGDWLADLAERKKSARPIVPAYLRTREEAAQTAKWVADYYAHVLAYQATRAPLYLLRLLGRSPRGAGRALTAWGRWVADAESKPLRQAAAQRGSTGEYMVLSRERNVRVRTRATLSAGTAAVVLVTALIAAPTTPGWGPWVAVWALLTTLGAFGGKKDVPLINRAVLPAKVTKLDSDAVLRALGSLGIAEINKALGPKGSGITFTAPITRDGPGWRAELDLPYGVTASAVAEKRKELASGLRRNLGCVWPEAETEEHPGRLVLWVGDLPMNKAKPAPWPLLKTGKASIFEPLPYGVDQRGRPVAIQLMFANLLIGAIPRMGKTFGLRVLLLAAALDVLVELRIFELKGTGDLSMLRQVCHDYGQGFSDPVLERALLSLREVRKELLRRADVIANLPRDICPENKVTPELAAKKTLGLHPILIGIDECQMLFEHKQYGEEAGAIAEEIIRLGPALGIILVVATQRPDKDAIPTGVASNVGLRMCFKVTGQVENDMVLGTSSYKNGLRATTFTMSDKGIAYAVGVADEPIICRSAFVDGPDAEKVADRARQLREASGRITGVAAGEAPTVDEAPAANLLDDVLAAWPTGETEAWWTVLVDRLAELRPEEYGAWAEVTDARRKATPLSNAMKSQYGIEGRQINRLINGKETNRRGVDLDTITNAIAERD, encoded by the coding sequence ATGTTCCGCCCCAACCGCGAACAGCCCGACATCGAGGAAGCGCTGATCCTGGCCGAACGGGGCCGCGAAGCCGAGGTGATCGCGTTTCCCACCGGCGCCCGCCCCACCCAGGTGCCGCCCGCCGGCCCTGAGGCGCCGGCCACGCAGGTGACCGAGGTCCCCGCCGACGCCGATGCCGAGACCGCCCTCGGCGAGATCGTCGACGACGGCGAGGTTCTCAAGGGCGAGGTCGTCCGGGTTGACCGCGACGTGGACGCGTTCGTGGCTCAGCGCGGCGATTGGCTGGCCGATCTGGCCGAGCGCAAGAAGAGCGCCCGCCCGATCGTTCCGGCCTACCTGCGCACCCGTGAGGAGGCCGCACAGACCGCCAAGTGGGTGGCCGACTACTACGCTCACGTGCTGGCCTATCAGGCCACCCGCGCCCCGCTGTATCTGCTGCGGCTGCTGGGCCGCTCCCCGCGGGGTGCGGGCCGGGCGCTGACCGCGTGGGGCCGCTGGGTCGCCGATGCCGAGTCCAAGCCGCTGCGCCAGGCCGCCGCACAGCGGGGCTCAACCGGGGAATACATGGTGCTCTCGCGCGAGCGCAACGTGCGGGTGCGCACCCGCGCCACGCTTTCGGCCGGCACCGCCGCGGTGGTGCTGGTGACCGCGCTCATCGCCGCTCCGACCACGCCGGGCTGGGGTCCGTGGGTGGCGGTGTGGGCGCTGCTGACCACGCTCGGGGCCTTCGGCGGGAAGAAGGACGTGCCGCTGATCAACCGCGCGGTGCTGCCCGCCAAGGTGACCAAGCTCGACAGTGACGCGGTGCTGCGGGCGCTGGGCTCGCTGGGCATCGCCGAGATCAACAAGGCGCTCGGCCCGAAGGGCAGCGGGATCACCTTCACCGCGCCCATCACCCGCGACGGCCCCGGGTGGCGCGCCGAATTGGACCTGCCCTACGGCGTCACCGCTTCTGCGGTGGCGGAGAAGCGCAAGGAGCTGGCTTCCGGTCTGCGGCGCAACCTGGGCTGTGTGTGGCCTGAGGCCGAAACCGAGGAGCACCCCGGCCGCCTGGTGCTGTGGGTGGGCGACCTGCCGATGAACAAGGCCAAGCCCGCGCCCTGGCCGCTGCTCAAGACCGGCAAGGCCTCCATCTTCGAGCCGCTGCCCTACGGGGTGGATCAGCGCGGCCGCCCGGTGGCCATTCAGCTCATGTTCGCCAACCTGCTCATCGGCGCCATCCCGCGCATGGGCAAGACCTTCGGCCTGCGGGTGCTGTTGCTGGCCGCCGCCCTCGATGTCCTGGTTGAGCTGCGGATCTTCGAGCTCAAGGGCACCGGTGATCTGTCGATGCTCAGGCAGGTCTGCCACGACTACGGCCAGGGCTTCAGTGACCCGGTGCTTGAACGTGCGCTGCTGAGCCTGCGGGAGGTCCGCAAGGAGCTGCTGCGCCGCGCCGACGTCATCGCCAACCTGCCCCGCGACATCTGCCCGGAGAACAAGGTCACCCCCGAGCTGGCCGCCAAGAAGACGCTGGGGCTGCACCCGATCCTCATCGGCATCGACGAATGCCAGATGCTGTTCGAGCACAAGCAGTACGGCGAAGAGGCCGGCGCCATCGCCGAAGAGATCATCCGCCTTGGGCCCGCGCTGGGCATCATCCTGGTGGTGGCCACCCAGCGCCCCGACAAGGACGCCATCCCCACCGGCGTGGCGAGCAACGTGGGTCTGCGGATGTGCTTCAAGGTCACCGGCCAGGTCGAAAACGACATGGTGCTGGGCACTTCCAGCTACAAGAACGGGTTGCGCGCCACCACCTTCACCATGAGCGACAAGGGCATCGCCTACGCCGTGGGCGTGGCCGACGAGCCGATCATCTGCCGCTCAGCCTTCGTCGACGGCCCCGACGCCGAAAAGGTCGCCGACCGCGCCCGCCAGCTCCGCGAAGCATCCGGGCGCATCACCGGGGTGGCCGCCGGTGAAGCCCCGACCGTCGACGAGGCGCCCGCGGCCAACCTGCTCGATGACGTCCTGGCCGCCTGGCCCACCGGCGAGACCGAAGCCTGGTGGACCGTCCTGGTGGACCGCCTGGCCGAACTCCGGCCTGAGGAGTACGGCGCATGGGCCGAGGTCACTGACGCCCGCCGCAAGGCCACCCCGCTGTCCAACGCCATGAAGTCCCAGTACGGCATCGAGGGCCGCCAGATCAACCGGCTCATCAACGGCAAGGAGACCAACCGCCGCGGTGTCGACCTCGACACCATCACCAACGCAATCGCGGAGCGTGACTGA
- a CDS encoding DUF3307 domain-containing protein, which produces MAFDLAPILPTVEPTLFAPVFVALFAAHQVGDHWVQSSCQAATKARPGWAGRAACARHVASLALTKVIALAVVALVLGLDIHPAAVGLALAVDAGSHYWADRRTTLARLAQRVGKGEFYTLGAPRPGHDDAPHLGTGAYALDQSWHVAWLLVAALITTIGGA; this is translated from the coding sequence ATGGCCTTCGACCTGGCGCCGATCCTGCCCACAGTCGAGCCGACGCTGTTCGCCCCAGTGTTCGTGGCGCTGTTCGCCGCACACCAGGTGGGCGACCACTGGGTGCAGTCCTCCTGCCAGGCCGCCACCAAGGCCCGGCCCGGGTGGGCCGGGCGTGCCGCCTGCGCCCGCCACGTCGCCTCCCTGGCGCTGACCAAGGTCATCGCCCTGGCGGTGGTGGCGCTGGTGCTGGGCCTGGACATCCACCCCGCGGCCGTCGGGCTCGCGCTGGCCGTGGACGCAGGTTCGCACTACTGGGCCGACCGGCGCACCACCCTGGCGCGCCTGGCCCAGCGGGTGGGCAAGGGCGAGTTCTACACCCTGGGCGCACCCCGGCCCGGCCACGACGACGCCCCGCACCTGGGCACCGGCGCCTACGCCCTTGACCAGTCCTGGCACGTGGCCTGGCTGCTGGTGGCCGCCCTGATCACCACGATCGGCGGCGCCTGA
- a CDS encoding penicillin-binding transpeptidase domain-containing protein, whose translation MSTRHTRRFAAATVGLAAAAVVTGCAAEPSPEIAVRTFLLDWQAGDYRAAARQTDGDVEQVAAALEQAHDQLDLAALRLSLGPITKDGETATAEFEAEADLGIGDPVWNYDGSMPLTRTGGGWTISWSPSVIHPELGEGERLAVTYDVPDRGQIYDREEEPLVGETEVVAFGVRPADMADMEDGVGRLAELLDEDPAPLLNRVRSAPPEAFQPLVLMREKDVASALLDDAEAVPGVEAEQIEMPLSPKSASAVIGEVAGTVEHKVSSRVSGPYQAGDTVGLGGLQSVYQQRLAGTATTEIVTLGEGGERTDILYQWPGAESGSLTTTLDGTVQEAAEGALSLVPENAHLVALDARNGEILASASRPGSVDNDGAFTKEYLPGEAFTIVSTAALLESGAAGPDRSVPCEAEQTVGDRTFTTINGTGLWGRPDLATDFAHTCTTAFASLADSVDPDALAATAADFGIGSEWRLPVPAYSGEFTVPGGTTETAAAMVGAGQVRVSPLTMALAAGAVADGSWHAPRLVTDDGGGRQEEQQERRLNPEAIEPLREMMRSTVVEGSASAANVGTVPVHGQTGVAEQRIDGEDTAVQWFVGYQGHIAFAVAVETDPSHTYRYSIGAAADFLQRLPFDYVQRIGAETGDEQADVGGVPATTPGT comes from the coding sequence GTGTCCACCCGTCATACCCGTCGATTCGCAGCCGCCACGGTGGGCCTCGCCGCCGCGGCGGTCGTCACCGGCTGCGCGGCGGAGCCCAGCCCCGAGATCGCCGTCCGCACCTTCCTGCTGGATTGGCAGGCCGGCGACTACCGGGCGGCCGCGCGGCAGACCGACGGAGACGTCGAGCAGGTCGCCGCGGCGCTGGAGCAGGCGCACGACCAGCTCGACCTCGCCGCGCTGCGGTTGAGCCTCGGCCCGATCACCAAGGACGGCGAGACCGCCACCGCGGAGTTCGAGGCCGAGGCCGACCTCGGCATCGGCGACCCGGTGTGGAACTACGACGGCTCCATGCCGCTGACCCGCACGGGCGGCGGCTGGACCATCTCGTGGTCGCCGAGCGTCATCCACCCCGAGCTGGGCGAGGGGGAGCGGCTGGCCGTCACCTACGACGTGCCCGACCGCGGTCAGATCTACGACCGCGAGGAGGAGCCGCTGGTCGGCGAGACCGAGGTCGTGGCTTTCGGGGTCCGCCCGGCCGACATGGCGGACATGGAGGACGGCGTGGGCCGGCTCGCCGAGCTCCTCGACGAGGATCCCGCCCCGCTGCTCAACCGGGTCCGCTCGGCCCCGCCCGAGGCCTTCCAGCCGCTGGTCCTCATGCGCGAGAAGGACGTCGCCTCCGCGCTGCTCGACGATGCCGAGGCCGTCCCCGGCGTCGAGGCCGAGCAGATCGAGATGCCGCTGAGCCCGAAGTCGGCCTCCGCGGTCATCGGCGAGGTCGCGGGCACGGTCGAGCACAAGGTCTCCTCGCGCGTCTCAGGCCCCTACCAGGCCGGCGACACGGTGGGTCTGGGCGGCCTGCAGAGCGTCTACCAGCAGCGGCTCGCCGGCACCGCCACCACCGAGATCGTCACGCTCGGCGAGGGCGGCGAGCGGACCGACATCCTGTACCAGTGGCCGGGCGCCGAGAGCGGGTCGCTCACGACCACCCTGGACGGCACCGTCCAGGAGGCGGCCGAAGGCGCGCTGTCCCTGGTGCCGGAGAACGCCCACCTGGTCGCGCTGGACGCCAGGAACGGCGAGATCCTCGCCTCGGCGAGCCGACCGGGCAGCGTGGACAACGACGGGGCGTTCACCAAGGAGTACCTGCCGGGCGAGGCGTTCACGATCGTCTCGACGGCGGCGCTGCTCGAATCCGGTGCGGCGGGCCCCGACCGGTCGGTGCCCTGCGAGGCCGAGCAGACGGTCGGCGACCGCACGTTCACCACCATCAACGGCACCGGGCTGTGGGGCCGACCCGACCTCGCCACCGACTTCGCCCACACCTGCACCACGGCCTTCGCGAGCCTGGCCGACTCGGTCGACCCCGACGCCCTCGCCGCGACGGCGGCCGACTTCGGCATCGGGAGCGAGTGGCGGCTGCCCGTACCGGCCTACAGCGGCGAGTTCACCGTGCCGGGCGGCACCACCGAGACCGCGGCCGCCATGGTCGGGGCCGGCCAGGTGCGGGTCAGCCCGCTGACGATGGCGCTGGCGGCCGGCGCGGTCGCCGACGGAAGCTGGCACGCCCCGAGACTCGTGACCGACGACGGCGGCGGGCGGCAGGAGGAGCAGCAGGAGCGGCGGCTGAACCCCGAGGCGATCGAGCCGCTGCGCGAGATGATGCGCTCCACCGTGGTGGAGGGCAGCGCCTCCGCGGCCAACGTCGGCACGGTGCCGGTGCACGGTCAGACGGGGGTCGCCGAGCAGCGGATCGACGGGGAGGACACCGCCGTCCAATGGTTCGTCGGCTACCAGGGCCACATCGCCTTCGCCGTGGCCGTGGAGACCGACCCGTCCCACACCTACCGCTACTCGATCGGCGCGGCAGCGGACTTCCTGCAGCGCCTGCCCTTCGACTACGTCCAGCGGATCGGGGCCGAAACCGGCGACGAGCAGGCCGACGTGGGCGGCGTTCCGGCCACCACGCCGGGAACCTGA
- a CDS encoding RRQRL motif-containing zinc-binding protein, translating to MARSVAAFLDPDGERHGIPTYPWGWARVFDPDLATRKQLAALGLRPGGQEPAAQLMWRSRRGTAGVRTAALYRLSLAKPKRPMTAARARALAAALRARRTCSTCRLTFVYCLPTSLGQCPNCEHGTTPEAWELEEAA from the coding sequence ATGGCTCGCAGCGTCGCCGCGTTCCTCGACCCCGACGGCGAGCGCCACGGCATCCCGACCTACCCGTGGGGATGGGCGCGCGTCTTCGACCCCGACCTGGCCACCCGCAAGCAACTGGCCGCACTCGGACTGCGCCCGGGCGGCCAGGAGCCGGCCGCCCAGCTCATGTGGCGTTCGCGCCGCGGCACCGCCGGGGTGCGCACCGCCGCCCTGTACCGGCTGTCCCTGGCCAAACCCAAGCGCCCGATGACCGCCGCCCGCGCCCGCGCGCTGGCCGCCGCCCTGCGCGCCCGACGCACCTGCTCCACCTGCCGCCTGACCTTCGTCTACTGCCTGCCCACCTCGCTGGGCCAGTGCCCCAACTGCGAGCACGGCACCACCCCGGAAGCCTGGGAACTGGAGGAAGCCGCATGA
- a CDS encoding bifunctional DNA primase/polymerase, giving the protein MSVRSVLPYVLAAAKRGWYVFPLVCGGKQPVRRFCDWERHATTDPDLIVRFWSGGAFNYGIACGPSGLVVIDLDTPKPGETAPPEWSREGITDGADVFAALAETHAGGELPLDTFTVRTRRGGLHLYYAAPAGVQYRNTAGRTPKGLGWLIDTRAHGGYVVGPGSHVAGADASGPYTVENAAPPAPLPAWLGALLPKEGEHTTSGQVHQMLATYRDAAGYAAAALRGEVERVLSARTGHRNHTLNAAAFALGTLIGGGVLPKHLAEDALLAAGQQIGLPPAECEATVHSGIQAGLRKPRGGAA; this is encoded by the coding sequence ATGAGCGTCCGCAGCGTCCTGCCCTACGTGCTGGCCGCCGCCAAGCGCGGGTGGTACGTCTTTCCGCTGGTGTGCGGTGGCAAGCAGCCGGTGCGCCGGTTCTGCGACTGGGAGCGCCACGCCACCACCGACCCCGACCTGATCGTTCGGTTCTGGAGCGGCGGCGCGTTCAACTACGGCATCGCCTGCGGCCCGTCCGGGCTGGTGGTCATCGACCTGGACACGCCCAAGCCCGGCGAGACGGCGCCGCCGGAGTGGAGCCGCGAGGGCATCACCGACGGCGCCGACGTCTTCGCCGCGCTGGCCGAGACCCACGCCGGTGGTGAACTGCCGCTGGACACCTTCACGGTGCGCACCCGCCGCGGTGGCCTGCACCTGTACTACGCCGCACCCGCCGGAGTGCAGTACCGCAACACCGCCGGCCGCACCCCGAAGGGGCTGGGGTGGCTGATCGACACCCGCGCCCACGGCGGCTACGTGGTCGGCCCCGGCTCCCACGTGGCCGGCGCCGACGCCTCCGGCCCCTACACGGTGGAGAACGCCGCGCCGCCGGCTCCGCTGCCCGCGTGGCTGGGCGCCCTGCTCCCCAAGGAGGGGGAGCACACCACCTCCGGCCAGGTCCACCAGATGCTGGCCACCTACCGCGACGCCGCCGGATACGCCGCCGCGGCGCTGCGTGGCGAAGTCGAGCGGGTGCTGTCCGCCCGGACCGGGCACCGCAACCACACGCTCAACGCCGCCGCCTTCGCCCTGGGCACGCTGATCGGTGGCGGGGTGCTGCCCAAGCACCTCGCCGAAGACGCCCTCCTGGCCGCCGGACAGCAGATCGGGTTGCCGCCGGCCGAATGTGAGGCCACCGTGCACAGCGGCATCCAAGCGGGTCTGCGCAAGCCGCGCGGAGGTGCCGCATGA
- a CDS encoding YfjI family protein, protein MSGTEVHDQDPAEPWEPPVPLGAARTLPAFPVDALPDWVAAMVTGVAEETQTPADMAGCLALAALSTAAGGRAIVQVRGNWSEPVNIFTVVAMPPASRKSAVFRAMTAPLMRAEKQLVERVQPQIIEAQLARDVATGAAEKAKRLATGSGPDGDPTLMADASDAAMAVEAIQVPPLPRLMADDITPEAAASLLAEQGGRLAVLSAEGGIFATLAGRYSGVPNFEVFLKGHAGDMLRVDRKGAPAEHVEHPALTLGLAVQPEVISEIATGPGFRGKGLLGRFLYSLPASNVGYRRIDPDPVPEDVAAVYDTQLQTLVHALADWDDPIRLQVHPDALSALQSHAEVLETRLRPDSGDLNHIGDWAGKYIGAVARLAALIHLGAHPSNGWRIPVDADTMAAAIRLGEYFTAHALATFDHMGADPDLAAARTLMAWIERKRPERFTARDAFRTLPRGTFRKAADLAPALETLEGYGWIRQEPAPPPSRKGGRPPSPAYQVHPDISGPGA, encoded by the coding sequence ATGAGCGGCACCGAGGTGCACGACCAGGATCCCGCGGAACCGTGGGAGCCCCCGGTGCCGCTGGGAGCGGCCCGGACGCTGCCCGCCTTCCCGGTGGACGCGCTCCCCGACTGGGTAGCCGCCATGGTCACCGGTGTGGCCGAGGAAACCCAGACCCCCGCCGACATGGCCGGATGCCTCGCCCTGGCCGCGCTCTCGACCGCGGCCGGCGGGCGCGCCATCGTCCAGGTCCGCGGCAACTGGTCCGAGCCGGTCAACATCTTCACCGTGGTGGCGATGCCGCCCGCCTCCCGCAAGTCCGCGGTGTTTCGCGCCATGACCGCGCCGCTGATGCGCGCGGAAAAGCAGCTCGTGGAACGAGTGCAGCCCCAGATCATCGAGGCTCAACTGGCGCGCGACGTCGCAACCGGGGCCGCGGAGAAGGCCAAGCGCCTGGCCACCGGCAGCGGCCCCGACGGCGACCCCACTCTCATGGCCGACGCCTCCGATGCCGCCATGGCTGTGGAAGCCATCCAGGTGCCGCCCCTGCCGCGGCTGATGGCCGACGACATCACCCCGGAAGCCGCCGCCTCCCTGCTGGCCGAACAGGGCGGGCGCCTGGCCGTGCTCTCCGCCGAAGGCGGCATCTTCGCCACCCTCGCGGGCCGCTACTCCGGCGTGCCCAACTTCGAGGTCTTCCTGAAAGGCCACGCCGGAGACATGCTGCGAGTGGACCGCAAGGGCGCACCCGCCGAACACGTCGAACACCCCGCGCTCACCCTCGGGCTCGCCGTTCAGCCTGAGGTCATCAGCGAGATCGCCACCGGCCCCGGATTCCGCGGCAAGGGACTGCTGGGCCGGTTCCTGTACTCGCTGCCCGCCAGCAACGTCGGATACCGCAGGATCGACCCCGACCCCGTACCCGAAGACGTCGCCGCGGTCTACGACACCCAGTTGCAGACGCTGGTGCACGCGCTGGCCGACTGGGACGATCCCATCCGGCTCCAGGTCCACCCCGACGCCCTCAGCGCGCTCCAGAGCCATGCCGAAGTGCTGGAGACCCGCCTGCGCCCCGATAGCGGCGACCTGAACCACATCGGCGATTGGGCCGGCAAGTACATCGGCGCCGTAGCCCGTTTGGCCGCGCTCATCCACCTGGGCGCCCACCCGAGCAACGGGTGGCGCATCCCCGTCGACGCCGACACCATGGCCGCCGCGATCCGGCTGGGCGAGTACTTCACCGCCCACGCCCTGGCCACCTTCGACCACATGGGCGCCGATCCCGATCTCGCGGCCGCCCGCACCCTCATGGCGTGGATCGAGCGCAAGCGCCCCGAGCGCTTCACCGCCCGCGACGCCTTCCGCACGCTCCCGCGCGGCACCTTCCGCAAGGCCGCCGACCTGGCGCCCGCGCTCGAAACCCTCGAAGGCTACGGCTGGATCCGCCAGGAGCCCGCCCCGCCCCCCAGCAGGAAAGGAGGCCGCCCGCCCTCACCCGCCTACCAGGTCCACCCCGACATCAGCGGCCCCGGCGCATAG
- the smpB gene encoding SsrA-binding protein SmpB, translating into MAREKGHKVVAQNRRARHDYHIDDTYEAGLVLTGTEVKSLRAGRASLVDGFALVKDGEVWLQNVHIPEYTQGTWTNHAARRPRKLLLHREEIARLIGKTREAGHTLVPLSLYFRDGKAKVEIALARGKRDYDKRHAIAEREAKREVERALRRRR; encoded by the coding sequence GTGGCACGGGAAAAAGGACACAAGGTCGTCGCCCAGAACCGGCGGGCCCGGCACGACTACCACATCGACGACACCTACGAGGCGGGGCTGGTCCTCACCGGTACCGAGGTGAAGTCGCTGCGTGCCGGACGGGCCTCCCTGGTGGACGGCTTCGCCCTGGTCAAGGACGGCGAGGTGTGGCTGCAGAACGTCCACATCCCCGAGTACACGCAGGGAACGTGGACCAACCACGCGGCGCGCAGGCCGCGTAAGCTGCTCCTGCACCGCGAAGAGATCGCCAGGCTGATCGGCAAGACCCGGGAGGCCGGTCACACCCTGGTGCCCCTGTCGCTGTACTTCCGCGACGGCAAGGCCAAGGTGGAGATCGCTCTGGCCCGCGGTAAGCGCGACTACGACAAGCGCCACGCCATCGCCGAGCGCGAGGCCAAGCGCGAGGTCGAGCGCGCGCTCCGCCGTCGGCGCTGA
- a CDS encoding helix-turn-helix domain-containing protein: MELLPRDAQQLPQALYTVKETVQILRLSRSEIYEQMSAGRLRYVKVGRARRISERAIADFVALLEQEAEVAA, encoded by the coding sequence ATGGAACTGCTCCCCCGGGATGCCCAGCAGCTCCCGCAAGCCCTGTACACGGTCAAAGAGACCGTGCAGATACTCCGGCTCAGCCGAAGCGAGATCTACGAGCAGATGAGCGCCGGCCGCCTGCGCTACGTCAAGGTCGGCCGCGCGCGGCGCATCTCCGAGCGCGCCATCGCGGACTTCGTCGCGCTGCTGGAACAGGAAGCCGAGGTGGCCGCCTGA
- a CDS encoding tyrosine-type recombinase/integrase — protein MAQRARRGDDSIYWDKSKNCFVGEASMGYTPSGKRRRPKVYGKTKTEVRNKLRDKRQELENGVKSSARYTVADAGRDWLKNGLKGRDPGTVKLYAHYVETCIIPGLGKRVLRDLTADDVDDWLDTLTERYATSVIARLLGMLRRIIRQAQRRDKLLRNVAELVEAPAGTEGRPSKALNLDQARAVLAAAAGSLIHAYIVVSLLTGMRTEEARALRWEHVHLDPGEDSPPYIEVWRSVRRKGETKTRKSRRTLALPPLAVRVLKEHQEEQDRQQFRAGDRWKDADLVFSTRNGTERDAQDVNRMFKRVTEKAGIGRDWSPRELRHSFVSLLSSLEVPIEQIKDLVGHHRSSTTETVYRKELRPVLRRGAEVLGPLLEEEEGENG, from the coding sequence ATGGCGCAACGCGCACGCCGCGGCGATGACTCCATCTACTGGGACAAGTCCAAGAACTGCTTCGTCGGTGAGGCTTCCATGGGATACACCCCCTCTGGGAAACGCCGCCGCCCGAAGGTCTACGGGAAGACCAAGACCGAGGTCCGGAACAAGCTCCGAGACAAGCGTCAGGAGCTTGAGAACGGGGTGAAGTCCTCCGCCCGGTACACCGTGGCCGACGCGGGTCGCGACTGGCTCAAGAACGGGCTCAAGGGGCGCGATCCGGGAACCGTGAAGCTGTACGCCCACTATGTGGAGACCTGCATCATTCCCGGTCTCGGGAAACGCGTTCTCCGGGACCTCACCGCCGATGACGTCGATGACTGGCTGGACACGCTCACCGAGCGGTACGCCACCTCGGTGATCGCGCGCCTCTTGGGTATGCTCCGGCGGATCATCCGGCAGGCTCAGCGGCGTGACAAGCTGCTCCGGAACGTGGCCGAGCTCGTGGAGGCTCCGGCCGGTACGGAAGGACGCCCGAGCAAGGCGCTCAACCTGGACCAGGCGCGGGCCGTGCTCGCCGCGGCCGCCGGGTCGCTGATCCACGCCTACATCGTCGTCTCGCTGCTGACCGGTATGCGCACCGAGGAGGCCCGGGCGCTCCGCTGGGAGCACGTCCACTTGGACCCGGGTGAGGACTCGCCTCCCTACATCGAGGTTTGGCGATCGGTGCGGAGGAAGGGCGAGACGAAGACCAGGAAGAGCCGGCGGACGCTCGCCCTGCCGCCGCTGGCCGTCCGGGTGCTGAAGGAGCACCAGGAGGAACAGGACCGCCAGCAGTTCAGGGCCGGGGACCGCTGGAAGGACGCCGACCTGGTGTTCAGCACCCGCAACGGGACCGAGCGCGACGCTCAAGACGTCAACCGCATGTTCAAGAGGGTGACCGAGAAAGCCGGGATCGGCCGGGACTGGAGTCCTCGGGAGCTCCGGCACAGCTTCGTCTCGCTGCTGTCCTCATTGGAGGTGCCCATAGAGCAGATCAAGGACTTGGTCGGGCACCACCGGTCATCGACCACTGAGACGGTCTACCGGAAGGAACTCCGGCCGGTCTTGCGGCGGGGAGCGGAGGTTCTAGGGCCGCTCCTCGAAGAGGAAGAGGGGGAAAACGGCTGA